A genomic window from Sphingomonas taxi includes:
- a CDS encoding TonB-dependent receptor — protein sequence MAKAGYWRTALPRHVKLVSAAFAAAACLPSVARARDAAITVAIPATTLDVAVLTLARSSGVEIVSTEPGLHAIRCRALRGTMPVARALARLLADTGYRAVPGPGGIYRIAAAPRRVRPPRPTPPRPVPPADVPADIVVTASKQRVPLLRYPGSLTLVGTTAQPNGATGAISDLTNAVPVLQSTQLGPGRNKVFIRGIADSSFNGTTQSTASVYLDDVQLNASGPDPGLRLYDMQAVEVMEGPQGTLYGAGAIGGVLRLTSNAPLLDRVAAAMSGGVVATHGGAAGYDLSAMVNVPLLDERLALRSVAYVVRDGGYIDDPARGRDVNRVGTVGARLALRVEPGGGWRIDTSGVVQRIRATDGQYAEVSDGSYRRSSRIAQPFADRFLFGRVVVAKDWDSGLRLVSATGVADYHTGEVFDATPRGVGRPVAYNVDNAKLLLSHEMRLSRSTASGNSWLAGFTLISDRSALSRALGLTGNQMDIVGVTNVTRAASAFGETTLAVTPDLSVTLGGRFTSARIDGEPSATRRPGAYIRGRSTQRADPTLALSYRLAPDLALFARYQTGFRTGGLAVAQGIGRVANYQADSIAVGEIGMRRLRRGTTGLGLSVSASTARWRGIQADLLNRRGQPFTTNLGNANIQTLEASLDWVPFAGLRLDAAALYTYNRVRGPVADQSREDNRRLPETPPFAGHAALSYAWGQGRSVAPRVGATVDYVGRSVLGTGDLLDVSQGDYTTFGASAGVRWRNLDLRLGLDNLTDAAANRFAFGNPFGLAARNQVTPLRPRNVRLGVSAAW from the coding sequence ATGGCGAAGGCTGGGTATTGGCGGACCGCGCTACCGCGACACGTTAAGCTCGTTTCCGCCGCCTTCGCGGCCGCCGCTTGCCTGCCGTCGGTCGCGCGCGCGCGCGATGCGGCGATCACCGTCGCCATCCCGGCGACGACGCTCGACGTGGCGGTGTTGACGCTGGCGCGGAGCAGCGGCGTTGAGATCGTCAGTACCGAGCCGGGACTCCACGCCATCCGCTGCCGTGCCCTGCGCGGAACGATGCCCGTCGCGCGGGCGCTCGCGCGGCTGCTCGCCGACACCGGCTATCGCGCGGTGCCCGGGCCGGGCGGCATCTATCGCATCGCCGCCGCGCCGCGTCGCGTGCGCCCGCCACGGCCGACGCCGCCTCGCCCCGTCCCGCCGGCGGACGTGCCCGCCGACATCGTCGTCACCGCGAGCAAGCAGCGCGTCCCCTTGCTGCGCTATCCCGGCAGCCTGACCCTGGTCGGCACGACGGCGCAGCCCAATGGCGCGACCGGGGCGATCAGCGACCTCACCAATGCGGTGCCGGTGCTGCAGAGCACGCAGCTCGGGCCGGGACGCAACAAGGTGTTCATCCGCGGCATCGCCGACAGCAGCTTCAACGGCACCACCCAATCGACCGCCAGCGTCTATCTCGACGACGTCCAGCTCAACGCTTCCGGTCCCGATCCCGGCCTGCGCCTCTACGACATGCAGGCGGTCGAGGTGATGGAGGGGCCACAGGGGACCTTGTACGGGGCCGGCGCGATCGGTGGCGTGCTGCGGCTGACCTCGAACGCGCCCCTGCTCGACCGGGTCGCCGCGGCGATGAGCGGTGGCGTCGTCGCCACGCATGGCGGCGCGGCGGGATATGATCTGTCGGCGATGGTCAACGTGCCGCTGCTCGACGAGCGGCTGGCGCTGCGCAGCGTCGCCTATGTGGTGCGCGACGGCGGCTATATCGACGATCCGGCGCGGGGGCGCGACGTCAACCGCGTCGGCACCGTGGGTGCGCGCCTCGCGCTGCGCGTCGAGCCCGGCGGCGGCTGGCGAATCGACACCAGCGGCGTCGTCCAGCGCATCCGCGCCACCGACGGCCAATATGCCGAGGTCAGCGACGGCAGCTATCGACGCAGCAGCCGGATCGCGCAGCCGTTCGCGGACCGCTTCCTGTTCGGCCGCGTCGTCGTCGCCAAGGATTGGGACAGCGGCCTGCGCCTCGTCTCGGCGACCGGAGTGGCGGATTATCACACCGGCGAGGTGTTCGACGCGACGCCGCGCGGCGTCGGACGGCCGGTCGCCTATAATGTCGACAACGCCAAATTGCTGCTGTCGCACGAGATGCGGCTGTCGCGTTCGACCGCGTCGGGCAATTCCTGGCTCGCCGGTTTCACCCTGATCAGCGACCGGTCGGCACTGTCGCGCGCGCTCGGCCTGACCGGCAACCAGATGGACATCGTCGGCGTCACCAACGTCACCCGCGCCGCCTCCGCCTTCGGCGAGACGACGCTGGCGGTGACCCCGGACCTGTCGGTCACGCTCGGCGGACGCTTCACCAGCGCGCGGATCGACGGCGAGCCGTCGGCAACGCGGCGACCGGGCGCCTATATCCGCGGCCGCTCGACGCAGCGCGCCGATCCGACGCTTGCCTTGTCCTACCGGCTCGCACCCGATCTCGCGCTGTTCGCGCGCTACCAGACGGGGTTCCGCACCGGCGGGCTGGCGGTCGCGCAGGGGATCGGCCGCGTCGCCAATTATCAGGCCGATTCGATCGCGGTTGGTGAAATCGGCATGCGCCGGCTGCGGCGCGGCACGACCGGCCTCGGCCTGTCGGTGAGCGCGTCGACCGCACGGTGGCGCGGCATCCAGGCCGATCTGCTCAACCGCCGTGGCCAGCCGTTCACCACCAATCTCGGCAACGCCAATATCCAGACGCTGGAGGCTTCGCTAGACTGGGTGCCGTTCGCCGGTCTGCGCCTGGACGCGGCGGCGCTCTACACCTACAATCGGGTGCGCGGACCGGTCGCCGACCAGTCGCGCGAGGACAATCGCCGGCTGCCCGAGACACCGCCGTTCGCGGGTCATGCCGCGCTGAGCTACGCCTGGGGGCAGGGGCGAAGCGTCGCGCCGCGGGTCGGCGCGACGGTGGACTATGTCGGGCGCTCGGTGCTCGGCACCGGCGATCTGCTCGACGTCAGCCAGGGCGATTACACCACCTTCGGTGCCTCGGCCGGCGTGCGCTGGCGTAACCTCGACCTGAGGCTCGGCCTCGACAATCTCACCGATGCGGCGGCCAATCGCTTCGCGTTCGGCAATCCCTTCGGCCTCGCCGCGCGCAATCAGGTGACGCCGCTGCGGCCGCGCAACGTGCGTCTCGGCGTGTCGGCGGCCTGGTGA
- a CDS encoding FecR family protein → MSRDAPNIIDQAIAWHLRQEHMAAEDWEGFVAWLETPAHARAYDAVAMRDRLVAAAAFPEPDAMPIAANDDQPASRGWWRLAGGGAIAAALALWLVPTTFGSHATETVYATSDGERRDVRLADGTQIALNGGSLLRVSGADPRSVALDRGEATLHVVHDAAHPFELRAGDQLIRDLGTTFDVLHTGERLSVAVAEGSVLFQPDGAGLRLGAGDTVTMAADRRIVRGTLPTAAVGGWRSGDLSFEGIPVGEVVASLRRQLGVDLRIVGDLSRRPFTGMIHVTGAADRDVPHLAELIGATWRRNGEGWVLADRATATR, encoded by the coding sequence GTGAGCCGTGACGCACCGAACATCATCGACCAGGCGATCGCCTGGCATCTGCGCCAGGAGCATATGGCGGCGGAGGATTGGGAAGGCTTCGTCGCCTGGCTCGAGACCCCGGCCCATGCGCGCGCCTATGACGCGGTGGCGATGCGCGACCGGCTGGTCGCCGCGGCGGCGTTTCCCGAACCCGATGCGATGCCGATTGCGGCGAACGACGACCAGCCGGCCTCGCGCGGTTGGTGGCGATTGGCGGGCGGCGGCGCGATCGCCGCGGCTCTCGCCCTTTGGCTGGTGCCGACGACGTTCGGCTCGCACGCGACCGAGACCGTCTATGCCACAAGCGACGGCGAGCGGCGCGACGTCCGCCTGGCCGACGGGACGCAGATCGCGCTCAACGGCGGCAGCCTGCTGCGGGTGAGCGGCGCCGATCCGCGCAGCGTCGCGCTCGATCGCGGCGAGGCGACGCTCCACGTCGTCCACGATGCCGCGCATCCGTTCGAGCTGCGTGCGGGCGATCAGCTGATCCGCGATCTCGGCACCACCTTCGACGTGCTGCACACCGGCGAGCGCCTCTCGGTCGCGGTGGCGGAGGGGTCGGTGCTGTTCCAGCCCGACGGCGCCGGGCTGCGGCTCGGTGCCGGCGACACCGTGACGATGGCCGCCGACCGCCGCATCGTTCGCGGCACGCTGCCGACCGCCGCGGTCGGCGGCTGGCGCAGCGGCGATCTCAGTTTCGAGGGGATACCGGTCGGCGAGGTCGTGGCGAGCCTGCGGCGGCAGCTCGGCGTCGACCTGCGTATCGTCGGCGACTTGTCGCGCCGCCCGTTTACCGGCATGATCCACGTCACAGGCGCTGCCGATCGCGACGTACCGCATCTGGCCGAACTGATCGGGGCGACATGGCGGCGTAATGGCGAAGGCTGGGTATTGGCGGACCGCGCTACCGCGACACGTTAA
- a CDS encoding RNA polymerase sigma factor, which produces MLSRLLTARLGNRDDAEDALQDMWLRIDQLADQPIAQPAAFLYRVASNLATDRRIAAARRGAREAAWLEEQPTADDLPDAERTLVMRDELRAIEAVIADMPERMATALRLYRVENRPQRAIAEQLGISVSGVEKLLQRAYRIIHARAEQTAADMPVAHRHDDGRGQRL; this is translated from the coding sequence ATGTTGTCGCGACTGTTGACGGCGCGGCTCGGGAACCGCGACGATGCGGAGGATGCGCTGCAGGACATGTGGTTGCGGATCGACCAGCTCGCCGATCAGCCGATCGCGCAGCCGGCCGCCTTCCTGTATCGCGTCGCCAGCAACCTGGCGACCGACCGGCGGATCGCCGCCGCGCGCCGCGGCGCGCGCGAGGCGGCGTGGCTGGAGGAGCAGCCGACCGCCGACGACCTGCCCGATGCGGAACGGACGCTGGTGATGCGCGACGAGCTGCGCGCGATCGAGGCGGTGATCGCCGACATGCCCGAACGGATGGCCACCGCACTGCGCCTCTATCGCGTTGAAAACAGGCCGCAACGCGCCATCGCCGAGCAATTGGGGATCAGCGTCAGCGGGGTCGAGAAGCTGTTGCAGCGGGCGTATCGGATTATTCATGCCCGCGCCGAACAGACTGCTGCGGATATGCCCGTGGCGCATCGTCATGATGATGGAAGGGGGCAGCGCCTGTGA
- a CDS encoding ChbG/HpnK family deacetylase — translation MRNLVLCADDFAYSRGVSETIAELAANGKLNATSCMTLMPGWMDDAALLRDLPAHVSIGLHLTLTQERPLTDMPLFAPDGRLPEIDPLAGRAARRQLPLEEIAAEIAAQFDAFTAAMGRAPDFVDGHQHSHALPGIRDIVLFETASRAPDAWVRDCTDRVDAMLARPFVGKAIGSAFHSRGLRRAAARYRLRCNDSFAGHYDFSTDYKRLFPRFLRRAAGMHLVMCHPGAGRRAGDAIAEARPREADVLRKWPIADMAAAEGLAFPA, via the coding sequence TTGCGTAACCTGGTCCTGTGCGCCGACGATTTCGCTTATTCCCGCGGGGTAAGCGAGACGATCGCCGAGCTGGCGGCGAACGGCAAGCTCAACGCGACGAGCTGCATGACGCTGATGCCTGGGTGGATGGACGATGCCGCATTGCTTCGCGACCTGCCGGCGCACGTCTCGATCGGGCTGCACCTGACGCTGACGCAGGAACGGCCGCTGACCGACATGCCGCTGTTCGCACCCGACGGCCGGCTGCCCGAGATCGATCCGCTCGCCGGCCGCGCCGCACGCCGGCAATTGCCGCTGGAGGAGATCGCGGCCGAGATCGCCGCGCAGTTCGACGCCTTCACCGCGGCGATGGGCCGCGCGCCCGATTTCGTCGACGGCCACCAGCATTCGCACGCCTTGCCCGGCATCCGTGACATCGTGCTGTTCGAGACGGCGAGCCGCGCGCCCGATGCCTGGGTGCGCGACTGCACCGATCGGGTCGATGCGATGCTGGCGCGGCCGTTCGTCGGCAAGGCGATCGGCAGCGCCTTCCATTCGCGCGGGCTGCGCCGGGCGGCGGCGCGCTATCGCCTGCGCTGCAACGACAGTTTCGCTGGCCACTATGATTTCTCGACGGATTACAAGCGGTTGTTCCCGCGCTTCCTGCGGCGGGCGGCGGGTATGCATCTCGTCATGTGTCATCCGGGGGCGGGCAGGCGCGCCGGCGACGCGATCGCCGAGGCGCGGCCGCGCGAAGCGGACGTCTTGCGGAAATGGCCGATAGCGGACATGGCGGCGGCGGAAGGGCTGGCGTTTCCAGCCTGA
- a CDS encoding glycosyltransferase produces MFLINDHDPMSRSAAGSSIAARRLDRRPTPLWTVLIPFFNERDYLAATIASLAAQSVRAILILVDNGSTDGSAEVARAAVRAHGLDALVITETTPGKVAALRTGLGWVRTRYVATCDADTLYPPHYLAEAERLLQRDRCVVAGAYFVDPGADRAALDAEARRILSAAKLLPRQCHAGGAGQCFDVETLRAVGGFDAAIWGYILEDHEVIHRTMARGRMLYSQDLWCMPSPRERDRDSIRWTLFERLVYSATAPWAGSWFFYRFLARRLQRRKLLSVQIRERAHQCVEGAAVA; encoded by the coding sequence ATGTTTCTGATCAACGACCACGATCCGATGTCCCGCAGCGCGGCGGGATCGTCGATCGCCGCGCGGCGGCTGGATCGCCGGCCGACACCGCTGTGGACGGTGCTGATCCCGTTCTTCAACGAACGCGACTATCTCGCCGCGACGATCGCCAGCCTCGCCGCGCAGAGCGTGCGCGCGATCCTGATCCTGGTCGACAATGGTTCGACCGACGGCAGCGCCGAGGTGGCACGCGCCGCGGTCCGCGCACACGGGCTCGATGCCCTCGTCATCACCGAGACGACGCCGGGCAAGGTCGCGGCGCTGCGCACCGGGCTCGGCTGGGTGCGGACGCGCTATGTCGCGACCTGCGACGCCGACACGCTCTACCCGCCGCACTATCTCGCCGAGGCGGAGCGGCTGTTGCAGCGCGACCGCTGCGTCGTCGCCGGCGCCTATTTCGTCGACCCCGGCGCCGATCGGGCGGCGCTCGATGCCGAGGCGCGCAGGATCCTGTCGGCGGCGAAGCTGCTGCCGCGGCAATGTCATGCCGGCGGCGCCGGCCAGTGTTTCGACGTCGAGACGCTGCGCGCGGTCGGCGGCTTCGATGCCGCGATCTGGGGTTACATCCTCGAGGATCACGAGGTCATCCACCGCACGATGGCGCGGGGACGGATGCTCTATTCGCAGGATCTGTGGTGCATGCCCTCGCCACGCGAGCGCGACCGCGATTCGATCCGCTGGACGCTGTTCGAACGGCTGGTCTATTCGGCGACCGCGCCGTGGGCGGGCAGCTGGTTCTTCTATCGCTTCCTCGCGCGCCGGCTGCAGCGCCGCAAGCTGCTCAGCGTCCAGATCCGCGAGCGCGCGCATCAATGTGTGGAGGGTGCGGCCGTTGCGTAA
- a CDS encoding ArnT family glycosyltransferase: MARSPAAATSVPASRPGAVATFLLLLGWALLLRGRDFGNPIIHVDEQYYLLVGDRLLHGALPYVDLWDRKPLGLFLIFAAMRLLPGDGILAYQLVATLFAAATAWLVTRGSRRLGATPRGALVAGLAYVLWLSLLSGRGGQSPVFYNLFVAAAAVLTLRLPRLAARGAGGAIVANGCAACLFAGLAIQTKYTPVVEGAFFGLVHLWYLRRAGTSLAPLSAAALVWVVLGIVPTAAVVLFYRSQGPAVFDAFWFANFASVSLRKGYPAAKIAARLAGTTAQLLPFIACAALAWRVRPRRPEMGIAFGWLAAALVAFAMIGAFFDHYALPLMVPLAMIAGVALGCYRAAPVALLGYGLLLFVVRVALVPTEAASARAVARVMAANDRGGCPYVFAGDVILYHLADACIPTAYAFPSTLAYEAEQGATGIDEAAEVRRILARRPPVIVTMDAPMAPWNRASQAAMTQALAAGYRRVLTVPREDAHLLVYLRDDLPLRR; the protein is encoded by the coding sequence ATGGCGCGTTCCCCGGCCGCAGCGACGAGCGTCCCCGCCAGCCGGCCCGGCGCCGTGGCGACCTTCCTGCTGCTGCTCGGCTGGGCGCTGCTGCTGCGCGGTCGCGACTTCGGCAATCCGATCATCCACGTCGACGAGCAATATTATCTGCTCGTCGGCGACCGCCTGCTCCACGGCGCCTTGCCCTATGTCGATCTATGGGACCGCAAGCCGCTGGGGCTGTTCCTGATCTTCGCGGCGATGCGGCTGCTGCCCGGCGACGGCATCCTCGCCTATCAGCTCGTCGCGACGCTGTTCGCCGCGGCGACCGCCTGGCTGGTCACGCGCGGCAGCCGGCGGCTCGGCGCGACGCCGCGCGGTGCGCTGGTCGCCGGCCTCGCCTATGTGCTGTGGCTGTCGCTGCTCAGCGGGCGCGGCGGGCAGTCGCCGGTCTTCTACAATCTGTTCGTCGCCGCCGCCGCGGTGCTGACGCTGCGCCTGCCGCGGCTCGCCGCGCGTGGTGCCGGCGGCGCGATCGTCGCCAATGGCTGCGCCGCCTGCCTGTTCGCGGGACTGGCGATCCAGACCAAATATACGCCGGTCGTCGAAGGCGCGTTTTTCGGGCTCGTCCACCTCTGGTATCTCCGCCGCGCCGGCACTTCGCTCGCGCCGCTCTCGGCAGCGGCGCTGGTGTGGGTGGTGCTCGGCATCGTGCCGACCGCGGCGGTCGTGCTGTTCTACAGGTCACAGGGGCCGGCGGTGTTCGACGCCTTCTGGTTCGCCAATTTCGCGTCGGTGTCGCTGCGCAAGGGCTATCCCGCCGCCAAGATCGCCGCACGGCTCGCGGGCACCACCGCGCAATTGCTGCCGTTCATCGCTTGCGCAGCGCTCGCGTGGCGCGTGCGGCCGCGCCGGCCCGAGATGGGTATCGCCTTCGGCTGGCTCGCTGCGGCGCTCGTCGCCTTCGCGATGATCGGCGCCTTCTTCGATCATTATGCGCTGCCGCTGATGGTGCCGCTGGCGATGATCGCCGGCGTGGCGCTCGGCTGTTACCGGGCGGCACCCGTGGCGCTGCTCGGCTACGGCCTGCTGCTGTTCGTCGTACGGGTGGCGCTGGTGCCGACCGAGGCCGCATCGGCGCGCGCGGTGGCGCGGGTGATGGCCGCGAACGACCGCGGCGGCTGTCCCTATGTCTTCGCCGGCGACGTCATCCTCTACCATCTCGCCGACGCCTGCATCCCGACCGCCTACGCCTTCCCCTCGACGCTGGCCTATGAAGCCGAACAGGGCGCCACCGGCATCGACGAGGCCGCCGAGGTACGCCGCATCCTCGCCCGCCGGCCGCCGGTGATCGTGACGATGGATGCGCCGATGGCGCCGTGGAACCGCGCGAGCCAGGCGGCGATGACGCAGGCGCTCGCCGCCGGCTATCGCCGGGTGTTGACCGTCCCGCGCGAGGACGCGCATCTGCTCGTCTACCTGCGCGACGACCTGCCGCTGCGGCGCTGA
- the cysS gene encoding cysteine--tRNA ligase produces MTPLTLHNSLTRMAELFQPADPADVRIYSCGPTVYHYAHIGNLRAYLFTDTLGRVLTWKGYGLTHVINITDVGHLTSDADAGDDKMEAAARASGRDIWAVAEHYTQAFKANLKDLNVRDPARFPLATDHVAGMIAFGEAIAEKHCYRLPDGLYFDTSTVPDYGRLAGTRDDGPAEGRIETVAGKRHAADFAIWRTSAPGEHRQMEWDSPWGRGAPGWHLECSVMSRQYLGAHFDIHTGGIDHREIHHPNEIAQNQAFSGTADTGATLWMHNNFLVDRTGKMSKSSGEFLILPTLVERGFHPLAYRLMCLQAHYRSELEFSWENLAAAQTRLKRYVQTVAALRARGEGKGAASAAPYIERLDAAVSDDLNTPKALPVLDELLADKTISPGGRLAALGDFDAVLGLGLTTLSREDLRVRPASAGIDEAGIAARLVDRREARAAKDFPRSDAIRDDLAALGVEVMDGDPLGWDWKVAP; encoded by the coding sequence ATGACGCCGCTGACGCTCCACAACAGCCTGACCCGCATGGCGGAGCTGTTCCAGCCCGCCGACCCCGCCGACGTCCGCATCTATTCGTGCGGGCCGACGGTCTATCATTATGCGCATATCGGCAATCTGCGCGCCTATCTGTTCACCGACACGCTCGGGCGGGTGCTGACGTGGAAGGGCTATGGCCTGACCCATGTCATCAACATCACCGACGTCGGCCATCTGACCAGCGACGCCGACGCCGGCGACGACAAGATGGAGGCGGCGGCGCGCGCCAGCGGCCGCGACATCTGGGCGGTCGCCGAGCATTATACGCAGGCGTTCAAGGCTAACCTCAAGGACCTCAACGTCCGCGATCCCGCCCGCTTCCCGCTTGCCACCGATCACGTCGCCGGCATGATCGCCTTCGGCGAGGCGATCGCCGAGAAACATTGCTACCGGCTTCCCGACGGCCTCTATTTCGACACCTCAACCGTCCCCGATTACGGCCGGCTCGCCGGGACGCGCGACGACGGCCCCGCCGAGGGCCGGATCGAGACGGTGGCGGGCAAGCGCCACGCCGCCGACTTCGCGATCTGGCGAACGAGCGCACCGGGCGAGCACCGCCAGATGGAATGGGACAGCCCGTGGGGCCGCGGCGCGCCCGGCTGGCATCTCGAATGTTCGGTGATGAGCCGCCAGTATCTCGGCGCGCATTTCGACATCCATACCGGTGGCATCGACCATCGCGAGATCCACCACCCCAACGAGATCGCGCAGAATCAGGCGTTCAGCGGCACCGCCGACACCGGCGCGACGCTATGGATGCACAACAACTTCCTCGTCGATCGCACCGGCAAGATGTCCAAATCCTCGGGCGAGTTCCTCATCCTGCCGACGCTGGTCGAGCGTGGCTTCCACCCCCTCGCCTATCGCCTGATGTGTCTGCAGGCGCATTATCGCAGCGAGCTGGAATTCTCGTGGGAGAATCTCGCTGCGGCGCAGACGCGGCTGAAACGCTACGTGCAGACCGTCGCGGCGCTCCGCGCGCGCGGCGAGGGCAAGGGCGCCGCGTCCGCCGCGCCCTATATCGAGCGGCTCGATGCGGCGGTGTCCGACGATCTCAACACGCCCAAGGCGTTGCCGGTGCTCGACGAATTGCTTGCCGACAAGACGATCAGCCCCGGCGGCAGGCTGGCTGCGCTCGGCGATTTCGATGCGGTGCTCGGGCTCGGCCTGACGACGCTGTCGCGCGAGGACCTGCGCGTCCGCCCGGCGAGCGCCGGCATCGACGAAGCCGGGATCGCGGCGCGGCTCGTCGATCGTCGCGAGGCGCGCGCGGCCAAGGACTTCCCGCGCTCCGACGCGATCCGCGACGACCTCGCCGCGCTGGGGGTCGAGGTGATGGACGGCGATCCGCTCGGCTGGGACTGGAAGGTGGCGCCGTAA
- a CDS encoding M48 family metallopeptidase — protein MNKALLCIAPILLGIGSPSPARAQDSAATFTALRAVDGRMAGIAYRLTTANVALCRETAPTPGWAIHAIDQYDAPLRDQARRSFGFETPIAVEAVVPGSPAAAAGVREGDSIVAIDGKRVDGAAPGKTATSAARDAVTATIAALPADRPLRVDLLRDGKPRSVTIAASPGCRSAFEVLLGPGMDASADGRIVQIAVRFFERYTDDEVAVVVAHELAHNILHHATRLDAAGVKRGLLSEVGRNGRLFRLTEDQADLLGMYLLRNAGYDPRIAVRFWRDHGGDVDGGLFRSRTHPSSAARAKALEAEIARIPANAPKPYVPPIIATVDQPLE, from the coding sequence ATGAACAAGGCTCTGTTGTGCATCGCGCCCATATTGCTCGGAATCGGGAGCCCGTCGCCAGCCCGGGCGCAGGATAGCGCCGCGACCTTCACGGCGTTGCGCGCGGTGGACGGGCGGATGGCGGGGATCGCCTATCGGCTGACCACCGCCAACGTCGCGCTGTGCCGCGAGACGGCGCCGACGCCGGGCTGGGCGATCCATGCGATCGACCAATATGACGCGCCGCTGCGTGACCAGGCGCGCCGCAGCTTCGGGTTCGAGACGCCGATCGCGGTCGAGGCGGTGGTGCCGGGCTCGCCAGCGGCCGCCGCGGGAGTGCGCGAGGGCGATTCAATCGTCGCGATCGACGGCAAGCGGGTCGATGGCGCGGCACCGGGCAAGACCGCGACCAGCGCCGCGCGCGACGCGGTGACCGCGACGATCGCCGCCCTGCCCGCCGACCGGCCGCTGCGCGTCGACCTGTTGCGTGACGGCAAGCCGCGCAGCGTCACCATCGCCGCGTCGCCGGGGTGCCGCAGCGCGTTCGAGGTGCTGCTCGGGCCGGGGATGGACGCCTCGGCCGACGGGCGGATCGTGCAGATCGCGGTGCGCTTCTTCGAACGCTATACTGACGACGAGGTCGCGGTGGTCGTCGCGCACGAACTGGCGCACAACATCCTCCATCACGCCACGCGGCTCGATGCCGCCGGGGTGAAGCGCGGTCTGCTATCGGAGGTTGGCCGTAACGGCCGGCTGTTCCGCCTGACCGAGGATCAGGCCGATCTGCTCGGCATGTATTTGCTGCGCAACGCCGGTTACGACCCACGGATCGCGGTGCGCTTCTGGCGCGACCATGGCGGCGACGTCGATGGCGGGCTGTTCCGCAGCCGCACGCATCCGTCGTCGGCGGCACGCGCCAAGGCGCTGGAGGCGGAGATCGCGCGCATCCCGGCGAATGCTCCGAAGCCGTACGTGCCGCCGATCATCGCGACGGTGGATCAGCCGCTGGAATAA
- a CDS encoding class II 3-deoxy-7-phosphoheptulonate synthase has protein sequence MAANWAPDSWTKAEARQLPDYPDAAALARATDTLATFPPLVFAGEARNLTAELADVAAGKAFLLQGGDCAESFAEHSANNIRDTFRVILQMAVVLTYASKLPVVKLGRMAGQFAKPRSAPNETIDGVELPSYRGDNVNDIAFTPESRIPDPQRMIRAYSQSAATLNLLRAFAQGGYANLHQVHRWTHDFMGRSPWSKKYAETADRIGEALEFMAACGIDPETVPQLAQTHFYTSHEALLLPFEEALTRQDSLTGDWYDTSAHFLWIGDRTRFEGSAHVEFLRGIGNPIGVKCGPSLDPDALLRMLDTLNPGRVPGRMTLITRYGYDKIEASLPKLVRAVTREGHPVVWSCDPMHGNTVKAVTGYKTRPFDRILAEVRGFFAVHRAEGTHAGGIHAEMTGQNVTECTGGAIDVTEQSLADRYHTHCDPRLNAGQSLELAFLLAEMLNEEMAERRKAAA, from the coding sequence ATGGCCGCGAACTGGGCCCCCGACAGCTGGACCAAGGCCGAGGCCCGCCAGCTTCCCGACTATCCCGACGCCGCGGCGTTGGCCCGCGCGACCGACACGCTGGCGACCTTTCCGCCGCTGGTCTTCGCGGGCGAGGCGCGCAACCTCACCGCAGAGTTGGCCGATGTCGCCGCCGGCAAGGCGTTCCTGCTGCAGGGTGGCGATTGCGCCGAATCCTTCGCCGAGCACAGCGCCAACAACATCCGCGACACCTTCCGCGTCATCCTGCAGATGGCGGTGGTGCTCACCTATGCGTCGAAGCTGCCGGTGGTGAAGCTCGGCCGCATGGCCGGCCAGTTCGCCAAGCCGCGCTCCGCCCCGAACGAGACGATCGATGGCGTCGAGCTGCCGAGCTATCGCGGCGACAACGTCAACGACATCGCCTTCACCCCCGAAAGCCGCATCCCCGATCCGCAGCGGATGATCCGCGCCTATTCGCAATCCGCGGCGACGCTCAACCTGCTCCGCGCCTTCGCGCAGGGCGGCTATGCCAACCTGCATCAGGTGCATCGCTGGACGCATGACTTCATGGGCCGCAGCCCGTGGTCGAAGAAATATGCCGAGACCGCTGACCGCATCGGCGAGGCGCTCGAGTTCATGGCGGCCTGCGGCATCGATCCCGAGACGGTGCCGCAGCTCGCGCAGACGCATTTCTACACCAGCCACGAAGCGCTCTTGCTGCCGTTCGAGGAGGCGCTGACCCGGCAGGATTCGCTGACCGGCGACTGGTACGACACCAGCGCGCACTTCCTGTGGATCGGCGACCGCACCCGCTTCGAGGGCTCGGCGCACGTCGAATTCCTGCGCGGCATCGGCAATCCGATCGGCGTGAAGTGCGGGCCGAGCCTCGACCCCGACGCGCTGCTCCGCATGCTCGACACGCTCAATCCCGGCCGCGTGCCGGGGCGCATGACGCTGATCACCCGCTACGGCTACGACAAGATCGAGGCATCGCTGCCGAAGCTGGTCCGCGCGGTGACGCGTGAAGGCCATCCGGTGGTGTGGAGCTGCGATCCGATGCACGGCAACACCGTCAAGGCGGTGACCGGCTACAAGACGCGGCCGTTCGACCGCATCCTCGCCGAGGTGCGCGGCTTCTTCGCGGTGCATCGCGCCGAGGGCACGCACGCCGGCGGCATCCATGCCGAGATGACCGGCCAGAACGTCACCGAATGCACCGGCGGCGCGATCGACGTCACCGAGCAGAGCCTCGCCGATCGCTACCACACGCATTGCGACCCGCGCCTCAACGCCGGCCAGAGCCTGGAGCTCGCCTTCCTGCTCGCCGAGATGCTCAACGAGGAAATGGCCGAACGCCGCAAGGCCGCGGCCTAA